From the genome of Paracidovorax avenae:
GCTTCGCGGCGGCATGGCGCGCACCGCGGTTTTCCACATGGCCCGGATGGCCGGCTACGGGCTGGCCGGCGCCGCCGCGGCGCTGGCCATGGACCGCCTGGCCTGGCTCACGCAGCAGTCCGCGGCCCTGCGGCCGGCATGGACGCTGCTGCACGTGGGCATGCTGGCCTGGGGCCTCCTGATGGCCCTGCAGGCGCGCCAGCCGCTCTGGGTGGAGCGCGCAGGCCGCGCGGTCTGGGCCCGTGTCGGCCCGGGCGTGCGCGCTCCGGGCGGGCTGGCGGTGGCGGGGCTGGCGTGGGCCCTGATGCCGTGCGGGCTGCTGTATTCGGCCCTGCTCGTGGCGGCGCTGGCCGGCAGTCCGGCGCAGGGGGCTGCCGCGATGGCCGCGTTCGGCGGTGGAGGCGCACTCTGGCTGCTGGGCGGCGCCTGGGCCTGGCGTCGCCTCCGCTCCCGGGTGGACGCGGCGCGCGCCACCTGGGGAGCGAGGCTCGCCGGCCTGCTGCTGGCGGCCGTGGCCGCCTGGGCGCTCTGGATGGACGTGGGACGCCAGGCGCTGGAGCCCTGGTGTCGCTGAAGCGGTACATTTCTTTCGCATCAGGAAACAGCTACTCACGAACTGGTGATAATGGTTTCGAATGAGAGGCGTTACGCGCCTCTCTCATTTCGTGACCTCCCCGTGAACTCCTCCCTCCTCATCGACGTCGCCCTGTTGCGCGTCGGCATGTACATCCAGTTGGAGCTGGGATGGATGAACCATCCCTTTCCGGTAAGCAGCTTCCGGATTGCATCCGGGGACCAGATCGCCACCCTGCAATCCCTGGGGCTGGAGCAGGTGCGCTGGGTGCCTGCGCGCAGCGATGCCGCGGTGCGCGCGGCGATGGAGGCGCCGGCATCCGCTGCGCAGGGTTCTGCGGAGCCGGCCCCGGTGCCCGGAGCCGGCTCCGGCACCCCGGCCGCCGAGCCGGCGGGCACGCTCCATGCGCGCCTGGAGTCCCAGCGCCGGGCCCTGGCCCGCTGCGACGAGCAGTTCGCGCGGGCCACCCGGGTGTACGAGCGCCTGGCCCTGCACGTGGAGCAGGATCCGGCCGAGGCGCGCAAGGCCACCGAGTCCCTGGTCCGCGGCTGCGTGGACGAACTCATGGCCCACGGCGATTCCGCGGTCCGCCTGCTGTCCGAGCGGGCCGGCACGCGCGCCGCGCTGCATTCCGTCAACGTGGCGGTGCTGTCCCTGCTGCTGGGCAAGTCGCTGGGAATGCGCGGGGAAGACCTGGGTGACCTGGGCATCGCGGCACTGCTGCACGACCTGGGCAAGATCTCCCTGCCGCCGCACGTCGCGCAACCCAGCGCCGCGCTGGGCCCGGCCGACCAGGCCCTCTACGAGGCGCACGTGGGCGAATCCGTGGTATTGGCGCAGCGCATGGGCCTGGGCCGGGCGGTGGTCTCGGCCATCGCACAGCACCACGAACGGGCCGATGGCGGCGGTTTTCCGCTCGGACTGCGCGGGGCCGACCTGGGCCGGGCGGGGCAGGTGCTCGCGCTGGTGAACCACTACGACCGGCTGTGCAATCCGCTGCGCGGCGCGGCCCCGCTGACGCCGCACGAGGCGCTGTCCGTCCTGTTCGCCCAGCACAAGTCCCGTTTCGACGCGCAGGTGCTGCAGTGCTTCATCCGCCTGATGGGCGTGTACCCCGCAGGGTCGATCGTGCAGCTCACCAATGAACGCTATGCCATCGTGGTGGCGGTGGACTCGGCCCGGCCGCTGCGGCCGCAGGTCATCGTGCACGACGGCAGCGTGCCGCGCGACGAGGCGCTGGTGCTCGACCTGGAGCGCTCGCCGGACCTGGGCATCCGCCGCAGCCTGCGCCCTGCGCAGCTGCCGCGCGATGCGCTGGACTACCTGTCGCCGCGCAAGCGCATCTGCTACTTCTTCGAAAGGGCACTGGTGGCTGGCGCGGACGAGGTGCCGGAATGAACGGCCCGGCCATCGATATCGCGTGGCGGTCGCTGTTCGCGGGCCTGCGCGAGGCGCTCTGGCTGGTCGATGCGCAGTCGCTGAACGTGGTGCTGTGCAACCGGGCCGCGGCCGAACTGGCCGGCCGGCCGCAGGAAGCCATGGAAGGGCGGCCGGTGCACCTGCTGGCCAACACGCCCGAGGATCTCGCGTTCTGGTCGCAGGACCTGGCCGGGCTGCGGGCGGGCATCCATTCGCACTCGGGCATGCTGCGCCCCGACGGCTCCCTCGTGCCGGTGGACCGCCGCGTCGCCGCCGTCGAGTCGCCGGAGGGCATGCCACTGCTGGTGCTGGGCATGCTGGACCGCAGTGAGCAGGCATCCATCCAGGGCGAGCTGGAACGCCTGCTCTCGGAACTGCGCGCCACGCTCGACTCCGCCGCCGACGGCATGATGGTCTGCGACATGGGCGGTCGCGTGCGGGCCTTCAACCAGCGCCTGGCCTGGCTGTGGAACATGCCGGCAGACCTGCTCGTGCAGCGCGACGACGCGGCCGTGGAAGCGCACATGGCCGGCCAGGTGGCCGACGCCGATGCCTACCGTGCGCGGCTGCTGGGCATCGCGCAGTTCCCGGAAGAGGAAACCCTCGACATCCTGCACCTGCGCACGGGCACCGTGATAGAGCGCCGTTCGGTACCCCAGATGAGCCAGGGCCGGCCCATGGGGCGCGTGTATTCCTTCCGCGACCTCACCCTGCAGCATACCGCGCAAAAGCGCATCGAGCAGCTGGCGTACAGCGATGTGCTCACCGGCCTGCCCAATCGCCTGCTGCTGTCGCGCTGCGTCGCCTCGGCGCTGGAGACCGCGCGCGTGCAGGGCGGCGGGTTCGCCATCCTGTTCATCGACCTCGACCGCTTCAAGATCATCAACGATTCGCTGGGGCATCTCTTCGGCGACCGGGTGCTGCAGCTCGTGGCGCAGCGCCTGCAGGGCTGCCTGCGGCAGAACGACATGCTGTGCCGCCTGGGAGGGGACGAGTTCGTCCTCCACCTGGATGCGGGCGACGCACCCATGGCCGAATCCGTGGCGCGCCGCATCCTGGAGGACATGCGCCAGCCCTTCATGCTCGACGGCATGGGGTTTTCCATCCAGTGCAGCATCGGCATCGCGCTGCACCCCCGGGACGGCGAGACGCTGGACGACCTGATCAAGCAGGCGGACACCGCCATGTACCGGGTCAAGGAGCGCGGCCGGGGCAGCTACGGGTTCTACCAGCCGCAGATGAATGCCGACATGCTCTCGCGCATGCAGCTGGAGCATGCGATGCGCCAGGCGCTGGACCGCGGCGATTTCGCCGTCCACTACCAGCCGCAGGTGGCGATGGCCTCGGGCCGGGTGGTGGGCGCCGAGGCCCTGCTGCGCTGGAATGATCCCGGGCTGGGCGCGGTGTCGCCGGGCGTCTTCATCCCGCTGGCGGAGGAGTCGGGCTACATCGTGACCCTGGGCGCCTGGGTGCTGGAGCAGGCGATCCGCGAGGCGGCCCGCTGGATGCAGGCCGGCACGCCCCTGGTGGTGGCGGTGAACGTGTCCGCGCTGGAATTCCGGCAGTCCGGCTTCGTGGAGCGCCTCGTGGCGCTGCTGCGCAGCCACGGGCTGCCGGCCTCGCTGCTGGAGCTGGAACTGACCGAGACCATCCTGCTGCAGGACGCCCAGGAAATGGCGCAGCGCCTCGCGGCCCTGGCCGAGCTGGGCGTGGGCCTGTCGATCGACGATTTCGGCACGGGCTATTCGAGCCTCGCCTATCTCAAGAAGCTCCACATCCACAAGCTGAAGATCGACCAGTCGTTCGTGCGGGGCCTGCCGGACGACGAAAGCGACCGGGCGATCATCGAGGCGATCGTGCACATCGGCCGGGCGCTGCGCATCCAGGTGGTGGCCGAGGGGGTCGAGACGCCGCAGCAGCGCGAAGCGCTGCAGGCCATGCAGTGCCACTACTTCCAGGGATTCCTGGTGGCGCCGGGATTGCCCGCGGAGGACTTCCGCGCCCTGGTCGCGCGGGATGCGCAGGGCGACCGCGCACCGGCATGAGCCCGATACGGCGGGCGTGCCTGCAGGGAGGCCCGCAACGCAAAAGCGCCGCGGGGATGCCGCGGCGCTCGGGGAAGAAGGTGTCTGCAGTAGCCACCGGACCGTCATCCTGAACCGGGGGTTCAGGGGGGCGAGGGCAGCCAGGCGTTGGGTTCATCTGACGCGAGATGATCACGCTCACCGGGCAATGTACCAAGCCCTTGCTCATGGAGCATTGGTTCAAGGAAATATAAAGCCCGGCGGCACTGCAGACGCCCCCATTGTAGGCGCGCGAATCGCCCTTTGGAAGTGCGGGGTCAGGCCGGCCGGCCGGCCTCGCCCAGCGCATGGTCCAGGCGCCGCAGCAGCGCCTGCAGCGCGTCGCCGTCCGGCGCTTCGCCGTCGGCCAGCAGGCTGCGCTGGGCAGGCCCGTCGGCAGACGGCGCGGCGGCAGGCGGTGCGGCCTGCGCCTCCGCGGCTGCGTACGTCTCTGCCGAAGGGGGAAGGCCCGGGGGCTCCTGCGCGGCCGGCTCCTCGGCGGGCGCGGCTGCCGCACGGGCCTGGTCGGCCAGTTCGAAGGCCAGATTCAGGGCCGCCAGCACGGCGATGCGCTCGCGCGCGCGCACCTTGCCGGCGTCGCGGATGCGGACCATGGCCGCATCCACGCGCTCGACCGCCTGCAGCAGCCGTTCCTGCTGGCCTTCCGGACAGGCGAGGCGGTAGCTCTGCTGCATGATCTGCACTTCGATCTGGTTCATTCGGCCTCCTTGGGCAGGTCGGTCGGGGTGGCCGGGGCATCGGCCGGCGGGGGCGGCATTTTTTCCAGCAGCGCGTCGATGCGCGTGCGGGCCGTGTTCAGGCGCGACCGGAGCGAGTCGCGCTCCTGCGTGAGCGAGACCACCTGGGCGGTGAGCAGGGCGTTGGCGCGCCGCAGCTCGGCATGGCGCGCGAGCAGCCGCTCCACGCGCTCGGTGATCTGGTCGAGGGGGGAGGGTGAATCCATGCACGGATTGTAGGGTTGGGGCCGGACGGGGGAATATGTATCGAAACGTCCTAGAATCCGCTGCGTTGGTGCCAGCGGCCTGGTTCACAGGCCGCGGTTCAACGGGAAGCAGGGAGGCGCCGTCCGCCACGGACGCGCCGTGCCTGCGCTGCCCCCGCAACGGTCCGTGGAAGAAAGCTGCCCGCCCCTTCCGGCGCAGCGGCTTTCGCCGCCTCCTGCACAAAGCCACTGGGTGCCTTGAACAAGCGCCTGGGAAGGCGCAGGAGCGTGTCGTCCACCAGCCCGGATACCGGCCAACACGGAGGCCGCGCCTCCCGGTGAACTGCCGGGAGCGCGGCCGTGTCGCCCAATGCCGGCGGGGAGGCCGGCGCGGGCTCGTTTTCTGCGATCGCTTCCATGCATTCTTCGACTCCCCGGTTCCCCGGCGCCGCCGGCGCGCGTGCGGCCCTTCTCCCCCTCCGTGCGCCCGCCGCACTGGTCCTGCTCGCCACGGCGGGCCTGTCGCTGGCCCCGGCGGCGCATGCCGCCGCCCCCATGGGCGAGGTCGTTGTGACCGCCAACCGCACGCCCCAGCCCCTGGCCGATCTGGTGGCCGACGTTTCCATCGTGGACCGCGACACCATCGAAGCCAGCGGCGCCACGGGTCTGGCCGACGTGCTGGCCCGCGTGCCGGGCATCGAGATTTCGCGCAACGGCGGGCCGGGCACGACGACCAGCGTGTACCTGCGCGGCGCGGAGCAGCGATTCACCGCCGTCTATATCGATGGCGTGCGCGTGGATTCGCAGACCACGGGCGGCGCGCCCTGGGAGGCGATCCCGCTGGGCCTCATCGACCGCATCGAGGTGCTGCGCGGCCCCGCCGCCGCGGTGTACGGATCGGACGCCGTGGGCGGCGTGATCCAGATCTTCACGCGCAAGGGCGAGGGCCCGGCGCAGCCCTACGTGGGCATCGGCGCCGGCAGCCACGGCACCTACAAGGCCGAGGCCGGCGTGAGCGGCTCGGCGGGCGAGGGCCGCGCGGTGGACTATGCGCTGGCCTTCGAGCGCGAGATCAGCGACGGCTTCAACGCCCGGCCCGTCGCGGGCCAGAACCCCGACAAGGACGGTCTGCGCCGCTCCGCCGTGAACGCGCGCGTGGGCCTGCAGATCGATCCGCGCCAGCGCTTCGAAGGCACGCTGCTGGGGGCCGACACCAACGCGGGCTACGACACCACGCCCCTGGGCAACGACGACCGCGCCCTGCACCGCATGCATGCGCTGGGCCTGAACTGGCGCGCGCAATGGAGCGACCGCTACACCACCCGCGTATCGGTCACGGATTCGCGCGAGCGCTACGAGACGCGTCCCTCGCCCTACACCGCCGACACGCGCCTGCGGGGCTACCTGTTCCAGAACGAGTGGCGCGAGGGGGCACACCTCTTCACCGCCGCGCTGGAGCGCCGCGAGGACGAGCTGCGCAACGGGAGCCTCGACGGCGACCGCTCGCAGGATGCGCTGGCGCTGGGCTACGGCTTCACCGCCGGACCGCACGCGCTGCAGATCAACGCACGCCACGATTCGGACAGCGAGTTCGGCGGCCACAACACCGGCAGCATCGCCTACGGCTATGCGATCACGCCGCAGTGGCGGGCCACGGCGTCGGCCGGCACCTCCTTCCGCGCCCCCACGCTCTACCAGCGCTTCAGCCCCTACGGCGTCGCGTCGCTGAAGCCGGAAGAGGGCCGCAACGTGGAGCTGGGCCTGCGCTGGGCGCAGGGCGCGAGCAGCGCTTCCGTGGTGGCCTACCGCAACCGCGTGAAGAACCTCATCGTCTTCGGCGATGCCGGGCCGTGCCAGGATGAGTTCGGCTGCTATGCCAACGCGGGCCGGGCGAAGTACGAGGGCGTGACGCTCTCGGCGCAGCACACCCTGGGCGGCGTGCAACTGCGCGCATCGGTCGATCTGCAGAACCACCGCGACGAAACCACCGGCCGCCTGCTGCCCCGCCGCGCCAAGCGCCACGCGACGCTGGGCGCCGACACGCGCATCGCCGGCTGGACGGTCGGCTCCGAGGTGCAGGCCGAGGGCCGGCGCTTCGACAACGCCGCCAACACCACGGTGCTGGGCGGCTACACGCTCGTCAACCTGTACGCCAGCACCCGGGTGGCGCAGGACACGACGCTGCTCGCGCGCGTGGACAACCTCGCCGACAGGAACTACCAGACCGCGCGCACCTATGCACAGGCGGGCCGCACGTTCTATGTGGGCCTGAAGTGGGCGCCGCGTTGAGCAGGGCCATGGGCACGGCGGGCGGCATCCGCTGTCCGGCGATCGCGATCGCCGCGCCCTCGTCGGGCCAGGGCAAGACCACCGTGACCGCCGCGCTGGCACGCCTGCACGCGCGGCAGGGGCGGCGCGTGCGCGTATTCAAGTGCGGGCCGGACTTTCTCGACCCCTGCTGGCTGGAGCAGGCCAGCGGCGCGCCGGTGCATGCCATCGATCTCTGGATGACCGGCGAGCAGGATGCGGCCGAACGGCTGCACGCCGCCGCGCAGGACGCCGACCTGATCCTGGTCGAGGGCGTGATGGGCCTGTTCGACGGCACGCCCAGCCTCGCGGACCTCGCCCGGCGCTTCGGCCTGCCGGTGCTGGCCGTGGTGGATGCCTCTGCCATGGCGGGCACCTTCGGCGCGCTGGCCTGGGGCCTGCGGCACTACCGCCCGGGCCTGCCCTGGGCGGGCGTGCTGGCCAACCGCGTGGGCAGCGCGCGCCATGCCGGCATGCTGCAGGAGAGCCTGGCGGACGCGGGCGACTGGATGGGCGCCCTGGCGCGCGTCGCCCCGCCCGCGGCGGATGTGCCTGCGGGCGGCGCGCCACCGGGCCGCCAGCGCGCGGGGCTGCTGCCCGAGCGGCACCTGGGCCTGGTGGCCGCGCATGAGCTGGCCGACGGCCTGGCGCGCATCGACCTTGCGGCCGATGCGCTGGCGCAGACGCCCCTGGGCCGCCTGTCGCCGCAGGAATGGCAGGAGCGGTTCTCCGTGGAGTTCGCAGCGCCCGCGCCCCGCGCCGCGGTGCCGCCGCTGCTGGCCGGCCGCACCGTGGCGGTGGCCGGCGATGCCGCGTTCTGCTTCGTGTACCGGGCCAACTTGCAGACGCTGGAAGCCCTGGGCGCACGCGTGCGGCGCTTCTCGCCGCTGCAGGACGCGGAACTGCCGGCCTGCGACGCCGTGTGGCTGCCCGGCGGATATCCGGAGCTGCACGCCGACCGCCTGGCCGCCAACACCGGCATGCAGCGCAGCCTGCGGGCCCATGTGGAGGCCGGCCGGCCCGTATGGGCAGAATGCGGCGGCATGATGGCGCTCTTCGAATCGATCACCCTCGCGGACGGCGAGCGCAAGCCGCTCTGGGGGCTGCTGCCGGGCCACGTGGCCATGCAGCGGCGGCTGGCGGCGCTGGGGCCGCAGCAGCTGGACCTGGATGGCCACGTGCTGCGCGGCCACACCTTCCATTACTCGACCTGCGAGAGCAGCGCCCCCGTGCGCGCGCGCACCCGCCGCCCGGATCCGGGCGAGGGCGGCGCAGGCGAGGCGCTCTACCGGCAGGGCAGCATCCACGCGAGCTATTTCCATGCCTGGTTCCCCTCCAGCCCCCGGGCCGTGGCAGCGCTGTTCGGCGCCGAATGCGCTCTGGCGGAGCCGGCGCCAGGGCAGGCGGCGGCGCCGGAGACCGCGGCATGACGGCCCTGGCGGGCAACTCCGTGGGCGATGGCGTCGGCGGTGGCATGCCGGGAGCCCCGCTGTCGGTCGCGTGCAGCGAGTTCATCCTGGGCGGGCAGAAGAGCGGCAAGTCGCGCCGTGCCGAGATGCTGGCGCGCAGCTGGATGGAGGCCTCCGGCGCGCACCGCGCGGCGCTCATCGCCACCGGCAGGGCCTGGGACGACGAGATGCGCGAGCGCATCGCCCGCCACCAGCGCGAGCGCGCGCTGCGCGTGCCGGGCATGGAGACGGTGGAGGAGCCGCTGGACGTGGCCGGCGCGCTGGCGCGCTGCTCGCGCGCCGGGACGCTGGTGGTGGTCGATTGCCTCACGCTGTGGCTCACGCAGTGGCTGATGCCGCTGCCGGAGGCGCCGCCGCCGGGCGACTTCGAGCCCCAGTGCCGGGCCTTCCTGGAGGCCGTCCGTCAGGCGCCGGGGCCGGTGGTAGTGGTCGGCAACGAGATCGGGCTGGGCGTCATCCCGCTGGGCCGCGAGGTGCGAGCCTTCGTGGATGCGCTGGGCCGCCTCAACCAGCGCACGGCCGAGGCCTGTGCGCGCGTCACCCTCATGGCTGCCGGCCTGCCGCTCGCACTGAAGGAGTCGCCCCAGCCATGAACCGGTGGTGCCGCGTGACTCCTTTCCTGCAGCGCCTGGGGGCGGCGGTCCTGCTGGCATGGTCTGCCGGCGCGCCGGGACCGGTGCTGGCGCAGGTGCCACCGAAGCCCGCCACCGCGGTTTCTGCGGCCGCCGCGGTGCCCGATGCGCCCGCGGGCGGCGTGGCGATCACCGACGGCCGCGGCCGCCGCATCGCCTTCGCACGGCCGCCGCAGCGCATCGTGAGCCTGCTGCCCTCGCTCACCGAATCGGTCTGCGCGCTGCAGCAGTGCGCGCGGCTGGTGGGCGTGGACCGCTATTCCAACTGGCCCGAGTCCGTGCGCGCGCTGCCGCAGATGGGCGGCGGCATCGACCCGAACATCGAGGCCATCGCCGCCCAGCGGCCGGACGTGGTGCTGCTGGCGACCAGCTCGCGCGCGAGCGACCGGCTGGAGGCGCTGGGCATCCCCGTGGTGGCGCTGGAGCCCAAGACACATGCGGACGTGCGCGAGGTGCTGCGCACCCTGGGCACGCTGCTGGCCGTGCCGCCGCAGCAGGGTGCCGACCGCGTGTGGCGCGAGATCGACGCGGGCGTGCAGGCGGCCGCGCAGTCGCTGCCGGAGCGCGCGCGCGGCGCGCGGGTGTATTTCGAGGTGAGCCGGGGGCCCTATGCGGCCGGCACGTCGTCCTTCATCGGCGAGACGCTGGCCCGCCTGGGCGCGCGCAACGTGGTGCCGCCCGAGCTGGGGCCGTTCCCGCGGCTGAACCCCGAATTCGTGGTGCGGGCGCAGCCGGACATCATCATGGTGGGCAACAGCAGCATGCAGGCCCTGGTGCCGTACCCGGGCTGGGACAGCCTGCGCGCGGTGCAGGGGCAGCGCGTCTGCGTGTTCTCCCCGCGCGAGGCCGACGTGGCGGTGCGCCCCGGCCCGCGCATGGCGGATGCCGCGCGCATCATGGCGCGCTGCCTCGCGGACAAGGCGCCATGAGGCCGGCGGACGACGGGGCCGGTGATGCCGGCGGTGCCCGCCGGGCGGCATGGCTGGCCGCGGGGCTGCTGCTGGCCGGCGCGGCCCTGGCGATGCTGGGCGCGAGCGTGGGCAGCACCGGCATCG
Proteins encoded in this window:
- a CDS encoding sulfite exporter TauE/SafE family protein, whose protein sequence is MPDALIWTAFAMGLAGGPHCLAMCAAPCAAIVGGAQQGNGVPAQAPLRRYGSVPATAGAPAACAAPAATGLLRGGMARTAVFHMARMAGYGLAGAAAALAMDRLAWLTQQSAALRPAWTLLHVGMLAWGLLMALQARQPLWVERAGRAVWARVGPGVRAPGGLAVAGLAWALMPCGLLYSALLVAALAGSPAQGAAAMAAFGGGGALWLLGGAWAWRRLRSRVDAARATWGARLAGLLLAAVAAWALWMDVGRQALEPWCR
- a CDS encoding HD-GYP domain-containing protein gives rise to the protein MVSNERRYAPLSFRDLPVNSSLLIDVALLRVGMYIQLELGWMNHPFPVSSFRIASGDQIATLQSLGLEQVRWVPARSDAAVRAAMEAPASAAQGSAEPAPVPGAGSGTPAAEPAGTLHARLESQRRALARCDEQFARATRVYERLALHVEQDPAEARKATESLVRGCVDELMAHGDSAVRLLSERAGTRAALHSVNVAVLSLLLGKSLGMRGEDLGDLGIAALLHDLGKISLPPHVAQPSAALGPADQALYEAHVGESVVLAQRMGLGRAVVSAIAQHHERADGGGFPLGLRGADLGRAGQVLALVNHYDRLCNPLRGAAPLTPHEALSVLFAQHKSRFDAQVLQCFIRLMGVYPAGSIVQLTNERYAIVVAVDSARPLRPQVIVHDGSVPRDEALVLDLERSPDLGIRRSLRPAQLPRDALDYLSPRKRICYFFERALVAGADEVPE
- a CDS encoding putative bifunctional diguanylate cyclase/phosphodiesterase, producing the protein MNGPAIDIAWRSLFAGLREALWLVDAQSLNVVLCNRAAAELAGRPQEAMEGRPVHLLANTPEDLAFWSQDLAGLRAGIHSHSGMLRPDGSLVPVDRRVAAVESPEGMPLLVLGMLDRSEQASIQGELERLLSELRATLDSAADGMMVCDMGGRVRAFNQRLAWLWNMPADLLVQRDDAAVEAHMAGQVADADAYRARLLGIAQFPEEETLDILHLRTGTVIERRSVPQMSQGRPMGRVYSFRDLTLQHTAQKRIEQLAYSDVLTGLPNRLLLSRCVASALETARVQGGGFAILFIDLDRFKIINDSLGHLFGDRVLQLVAQRLQGCLRQNDMLCRLGGDEFVLHLDAGDAPMAESVARRILEDMRQPFMLDGMGFSIQCSIGIALHPRDGETLDDLIKQADTAMYRVKERGRGSYGFYQPQMNADMLSRMQLEHAMRQALDRGDFAVHYQPQVAMASGRVVGAEALLRWNDPGLGAVSPGVFIPLAEESGYIVTLGAWVLEQAIREAARWMQAGTPLVVAVNVSALEFRQSGFVERLVALLRSHGLPASLLELELTETILLQDAQEMAQRLAALAELGVGLSIDDFGTGYSSLAYLKKLHIHKLKIDQSFVRGLPDDESDRAIIEAIVHIGRALRIQVVAEGVETPQQREALQAMQCHYFQGFLVAPGLPAEDFRALVARDAQGDRAPA
- a CDS encoding cell division protein ZapA — protein: MNQIEVQIMQQSYRLACPEGQQERLLQAVERVDAAMVRIRDAGKVRARERIAVLAALNLAFELADQARAAAAPAEEPAAQEPPGLPPSAETYAAAEAQAAPPAAAPSADGPAQRSLLADGEAPDGDALQALLRRLDHALGEAGRPA
- a CDS encoding DUF904 domain-containing protein; this encodes MDSPSPLDQITERVERLLARHAELRRANALLTAQVVSLTQERDSLRSRLNTARTRIDALLEKMPPPPADAPATPTDLPKEAE
- a CDS encoding TonB-dependent receptor domain-containing protein → MHSSTPRFPGAAGARAALLPLRAPAALVLLATAGLSLAPAAHAAAPMGEVVVTANRTPQPLADLVADVSIVDRDTIEASGATGLADVLARVPGIEISRNGGPGTTTSVYLRGAEQRFTAVYIDGVRVDSQTTGGAPWEAIPLGLIDRIEVLRGPAAAVYGSDAVGGVIQIFTRKGEGPAQPYVGIGAGSHGTYKAEAGVSGSAGEGRAVDYALAFEREISDGFNARPVAGQNPDKDGLRRSAVNARVGLQIDPRQRFEGTLLGADTNAGYDTTPLGNDDRALHRMHALGLNWRAQWSDRYTTRVSVTDSRERYETRPSPYTADTRLRGYLFQNEWREGAHLFTAALERREDELRNGSLDGDRSQDALALGYGFTAGPHALQINARHDSDSEFGGHNTGSIAYGYAITPQWRATASAGTSFRAPTLYQRFSPYGVASLKPEEGRNVELGLRWAQGASSASVVAYRNRVKNLIVFGDAGPCQDEFGCYANAGRAKYEGVTLSAQHTLGGVQLRASVDLQNHRDETTGRLLPRRAKRHATLGADTRIAGWTVGSEVQAEGRRFDNAANTTVLGGYTLVNLYASTRVAQDTTLLARVDNLADRNYQTARTYAQAGRTFYVGLKWAPR
- a CDS encoding cobyrinate a,c-diamide synthase; this translates as MGTAGGIRCPAIAIAAPSSGQGKTTVTAALARLHARQGRRVRVFKCGPDFLDPCWLEQASGAPVHAIDLWMTGEQDAAERLHAAAQDADLILVEGVMGLFDGTPSLADLARRFGLPVLAVVDASAMAGTFGALAWGLRHYRPGLPWAGVLANRVGSARHAGMLQESLADAGDWMGALARVAPPAADVPAGGAPPGRQRAGLLPERHLGLVAAHELADGLARIDLAADALAQTPLGRLSPQEWQERFSVEFAAPAPRAAVPPLLAGRTVAVAGDAAFCFVYRANLQTLEALGARVRRFSPLQDAELPACDAVWLPGGYPELHADRLAANTGMQRSLRAHVEAGRPVWAECGGMMALFESITLADGERKPLWGLLPGHVAMQRRLAALGPQQLDLDGHVLRGHTFHYSTCESSAPVRARTRRPDPGEGGAGEALYRQGSIHASYFHAWFPSSPRAVAALFGAECALAEPAPGQAAAPETAA
- a CDS encoding bifunctional adenosylcobinamide kinase/adenosylcobinamide-phosphate guanylyltransferase codes for the protein MTALAGNSVGDGVGGGMPGAPLSVACSEFILGGQKSGKSRRAEMLARSWMEASGAHRAALIATGRAWDDEMRERIARHQRERALRVPGMETVEEPLDVAGALARCSRAGTLVVVDCLTLWLTQWLMPLPEAPPPGDFEPQCRAFLEAVRQAPGPVVVVGNEIGLGVIPLGREVRAFVDALGRLNQRTAEACARVTLMAAGLPLALKESPQP
- a CDS encoding ABC transporter substrate-binding protein gives rise to the protein MNRWCRVTPFLQRLGAAVLLAWSAGAPGPVLAQVPPKPATAVSAAAAVPDAPAGGVAITDGRGRRIAFARPPQRIVSLLPSLTESVCALQQCARLVGVDRYSNWPESVRALPQMGGGIDPNIEAIAAQRPDVVLLATSSRASDRLEALGIPVVALEPKTHADVREVLRTLGTLLAVPPQQGADRVWREIDAGVQAAAQSLPERARGARVYFEVSRGPYAAGTSSFIGETLARLGARNVVPPELGPFPRLNPEFVVRAQPDIIMVGNSSMQALVPYPGWDSLRAVQGQRVCVFSPREADVAVRPGPRMADAARIMARCLADKAP